In the Nicotiana tabacum cultivar K326 chromosome 16, ASM71507v2, whole genome shotgun sequence genome, one interval contains:
- the LOC107818295 gene encoding uncharacterized protein LOC107818295, which translates to MAVDDQTLSPGVVDDTASSVQTPPQITLTHDSSHPFYLHPFDSPGMILVNSIFDGRSYGGWRGAVLIALSAKNKLGFIDGTILVLTTSVSSLKLWSRCNDMVISWLLNSLSKEIAESVLYSKTTREIWKELEDRFGQSNGALLYQLQKELNDTVQGCSDIAGYNTKVKRIWDELDSLDTCVHCSCDCSCGGKSRSLKSHQDGRLIQFLMGLNEAYSGVKSNILMASPPRSINHAYSLLIQDEK; encoded by the coding sequence ATGGCTGTTGATGATCAAACTCTTTCACCTGGAGTAGTGGACGACACTGCATCCAGTGTTCAAACCCCACCTCAGATCACTCTCACTCATGACTCTTCACATCCATTTTACCTTCATCCCTTTGATTCCCCGGGGATGATTCTTGTCAATTCTATTTTTGATGGAAGGAGCTATGGAGGATGGCGCGGGGCTGTTCTCATAGCTCTATCAGCTAAGAACAAATTGGGGTTCATAGATGGAACCATATTAGTCCTTACTACATCTGTATCTTCCCTCAAACTTTGGAGTCGTTGTAATGACATGGTGATATCATGGCTTCTCAACTCACTTTCCAAGGAAATTGCTGAAAGTGTCCTCTACTCCAAAACAACAAGAGAGATTTGGAAGGAGCTTGAGGACAGATTTGGGCAAAGCAATGGAGCTTTGCTTTATCAGCTGCAAAAGGAGCTCAATGACACAGTTCAAGGATGTTCAGACATAGCTGGTTATAATACAAAAGTGAAAAGAATCTGGGATGAGCTTGACAGCTTAGATACTTGTGTTCACTGTAGTTGTGATTGCTCTTGTGGAGGGAAGAGTAGATCTCTGAAATCTCATCAAGATGGCAGACTCATCCAGTTCCTCATGGGGCTGAATGAGGCCTACTCAGGTGTAAAAAGCAATATTCTGATGGCTTCACCTCCGCGCAGCATCAATCATGCTTACTCCCTATTAATtcaagatgaaaaataa